Proteins encoded within one genomic window of Manis pentadactyla isolate mManPen7 chromosome 4, mManPen7.hap1, whole genome shotgun sequence:
- the TAC4 gene encoding tachykinin-4 isoform X1 gives MLLCLTLLFLMGLSACAVAGDQELALGAEAGAWVTVSLEEGIIPSIQLQLQEVKRGKASQFFGLMGKQVGGIPPIQPERMGYQRGKMVRDLLGRGGPSTEGRLRASSGAAKAA, from the exons ATGCTGCTCTGCCTCACCCTGCTTTTCCTGATGGGGCTGTCTGCATGCGCTGTGGCAGGTGACCAGGAACTGGCTCTCGGTGCTGAAGCAGGGGCCTGGGTAACCGTGTCCCTGGAG GAAGGCATCATCCCCAGCATTCAGCTCCAGCTTCAGGAGGTGAAGAGGGGCAAAGCAAGCCAGTTCTTCGGGCTGATGGGGAAGCAGGTAGGAG GAATACCTCCTATCCAGCCAGAGAGAATGG GGTATCAGCGAGGAAAAATGGTCCGGGACCTCCTGGGCAGGGGAGGCCCATCTACAGAGGGTAGGTTAAGAGCCTCTAGTGGAGCGGCAAAGGCAGCATGA
- the TAC4 gene encoding tachykinin-4 isoform X2 has protein sequence MLLCLTLLFLMGLSACAVAGDQELALGAEAGAWVTVSLEEGIIPSIQLQLQEVKRGKASQFFGLMGKQVGGIPPIQPERMELFPGREDEDHGSE, from the exons ATGCTGCTCTGCCTCACCCTGCTTTTCCTGATGGGGCTGTCTGCATGCGCTGTGGCAGGTGACCAGGAACTGGCTCTCGGTGCTGAAGCAGGGGCCTGGGTAACCGTGTCCCTGGAG GAAGGCATCATCCCCAGCATTCAGCTCCAGCTTCAGGAGGTGAAGAGGGGCAAAGCAAGCCAGTTCTTCGGGCTGATGGGGAAGCAGGTAGGAG GAATACCTCCTATCCAGCCAGAGAGAATGG AACTCTTCCCAGGCAGAGAGGATGAGGACCACGGGTCGGAGTGA